TCAGGTGTTCTTCTGATAATTCGAATTTCATGGGGTCGGGTTTATAAAGCCACCAAATGTAGGATTTTATAGGGTATTTTTAGGGTCTTAATAGAGGGAAAAAATGCGATTCAGAGCCATCGGTCTTATGTCAGGAACGTCACTCGACGGACTGGATATTGCCTGCTGTGAATTCACGCTTTCAGGAGATCAGTGGAAATGGAAAATCCTCCATGCGCTCACTGTCCCCTATCCTGCCCAACTACTGGACCGAATTGTAAACGCTCACAGGCTGCCGGCTCATGCACTCGCTGCACTGCACGATGAACTGGGTATTTTCTTTGGGATGGAATGTGAAAAGATAATTCATTCTACAGGGTTTCAACCGGATCTTATTTCTTCGCACGGGCATACCGTTTTCCACCGGCCGGAACTGGGTATTACACTGCAAATAGGCAACCCGGCGCTGATCGCGAAACAGACCGGTGTTCTCACCGCAGCCGATTTCCGGAGAGGAGATGTAGCAGCCGGGGGTCAGGGTGCCCCGCTTGTACCCATAGGTGACCGCTATCTTTTTCCCGGATACCGGTTTTGCCTGAACCTGGGAGGCATCGCGAATATTTCTTATGAAAAAAACGGAAAAAGAATGGCCTTCGACTGCTGTCCGTTCAATCAGGTACTGAACGCACTGGCCGCGCTTGAAGGGTTTCCCTTTGACGAAGACGGAAAGCTGAGTGCATCGGGCACGGTGAATCCCGAACTTCTGGATGAACTGAACGCACTCCCGTTTTACCGTAACGCTCCTCCGCGCTCCCTGGGGCGTGAATGGGTGGAAGAATCTTTTATGCCTGTACTGAACAAGCATTCGCTGCCGGTAAGGGATCTGATGGCCACTGCATGCGCACATTTTGCGGAAGTGAACGCAGCAATCATTAACGCTGAAAATCCGGAAGAACATGACCGCATTCTGGTCAGCGGAGGGGGAGCAAGGCATGTACTATTCGTAGGCCTGCTTCAGCAAAGAACAAAAGCCACTGTAGAAACAGCGTCCGGAGATATCCTTTCCTTTAAAGAAGCACTGATCTTCGGGCTGCTCGGTGTGCTGAAAATGACAGGGCGGAATAATATTCTGGCCTCCGTTACCGGCGCAGCGGCAGATCACTGCGGCGGAGAATTGTTCAGGGCATAAAAAAAGTCCCGGGAGTGCCGAGACCGGAAACAATATATCACTGAGCGTTAAAAATTCTCTTCGTAGAATCCCCCACTCGTATTTTCCTCTTCGTCCTCCTCTCCCTCGCCGGCGTTGAATTCCTCCAGGTTCTCGGGTTCGTCTTCACTCAGATCATCCATATCATCCAGCTCTACCTCGCGTGTAGTTTCCTCGGTTTCCATCGCTTCCGGTTCATCCTTCCACTCCTCCTCCATTTTCAGCACAGCGGGTTTAGGCGCCGGTGCCTTTAGTGCGGCCGGTGCCTTGGGTACGGCTTTTTTGGGAGCAGGTTTCTTCGCTGCTGCTTTCTTTGCAGGCTTCGCCTTCCTGACCACTTTCTTCTTCACCGGCTTTTTCTTTTTCGCCGGTTTACTTTTGGTCTTCTTCTTTGCCGGCTTCTTTGCAGCCTTTTTGGCTTTCTTCGGCGCGGACTTTTTCTTCTTTGCGACTTTGGATTTTGCCATCTGTTCGTTTTTTTGGGTCAGACAACAGGCATCCTTACCTGTGATTCTGTAAAGTTAAAACCGATATGAAATTAAACAAAAAACGTTTAAGAGATTCCGCACGAAAAAGCGCAGGAATCGCAAATTTATCTTTTTTTCAATCCACCTCCCTTTTTTCAGCCGGAGGGCGGCAGGCCGGGGGCCTTCTGTAACCTTTGCCTTTACTTTGCCGTACCACAATAAAAACGGTCTCCCTCCGTTTACATCCCATCCCCCTCCCCTGCATTCTGCCCCCTTTGATTCCTGTTTGATTGAGGAATGAGCTGATTTTCAGCTAATTCGAATCAAACATCCCTCTCAAGCCTCCAGGTGTTCCTAGGTCAAATTATGGAATTCCGCGCTTCGGCGCATCCAAATGACAGAATCGTATCACTAAAAAAACACCTGACATGATCCAAAGTAACCGCACCGGAAGAGGCCTCAACGAGGTGGTCTTCGAGAACCGAAACAAGATGTATGGCGCTTATGCACTCCGCAAAGAGGAGGACAAACGCACCCTTTTGGGGCTTCTTTTTACCTGTCTGATATTCGCCGCCGCCGCCATTGGAACACATTTCGGCGGAGGAGAGCCGGTAAAAGCTCTGGTGAACATCCTCGATAACGCTAAAGAACCTGACTCCGTGAAAGTGTATGTGTTCGAGAACCCGTGGGAAGATAAAGAAATAGAAAAAACAAAGGAGACCGTGTCAAAACCAAAAACCGCTGATGCGAATTATACGCCCTCTAACACAGAGGACGACAGCATTAAAACGGTTGTGGATTTAAATACCTCACTGATTGGTCCCAGCAACGGAGATACCGGCACCACAGGTACTGGCGATCACAACGGACTCATCAGTGTTGTAAAGCCCGAACCCGTGGATACTTCCGTTCAGGTACTCACCCATACCATGCCCGCCTTCAGCGGTGATTTTCTGCGCTGGCTAAAAAAATCAACAGTTTATCCCCAGCTGGCAAAAGACAACGGCATCGACGGAAAAGTGTACGTAAACTTTGTGATCAACGAGCAGGGCGAGGTCACCCGGCTGAAAATCGTGAATCCGAAAGCCAACAGTCTCCTGAAAAACGAAGCCCTCCGGGTGATGAGCAGCTGTCCGAAGTGGACCCCCGGGAATAACGGCAAGCACAACGTGAAAGTATCTATGACAGTACCTTTTAATTTCGAGTTAAAATAGAAACCTTTTAAAACGGACTCCGTACTAACAACCGGCTGTTTAAAAAGTCGGTTGTTTGTTTTTAATAAGCAAAAGCATGGGGGTAACTTTACTCTTTAACCAAAAGGAAGAACATGCTGAATGTGATCTTGCAGCTAACGATGACCGCGGGTGCGGATACGGTGAAGAACGCCGTGGTGAACACCCCCATTACTCCCGGTCTTACCCCTCCCCCGCCTGAACCCCTGACCTTGCTGGAACTTTTGTGGAAGGGTGGTCCGGTGATGATTCCCATTGGAATTCTTTTTGTGATGGCGTTGTACTTTTTCATCGAAAGGCTGATTGTAGTAAGCCGTGCATCCAAAAGTCCTTCCAATTTTATTCCCAGCTTAAAAGACTTCATATCCGGTGGCAACATGGACGCGGCAAAAGCGTTGTGCATGAGCACCTCCAGCCCGGCATCCAAAATGATACTTAAAGGCATAGGCAAACTGGGCAAACCCATCAAAGAGATAGAACAAAGTATGGAGAACAGCGGAAAGCTGGAGCTCTTCCGCCTGGAACGGAACCTGGGTGTACTTGGAATTATCGGACGTATTGCCCCTATGCTGGGATTCATCGGAACGATCGTGGGAGTGATCAATATTTTTTACAAGATAGCCCTGGCCAATACCGTGGAGATTGATGTGATCTCAGAAGGATTGTACCAGAAGATGATCACCTCGGCGGGCGGACTTACGGTGGGAATATTCGCCTTTGCCTGTCATTACATCATTCAGAGCATGGTTGACCGAAAGGCACAGGCTATGGAAGCTGAGTCCATGGAATTTCTGGATATCATTCAATCACCGGGGCGCTGAACATGAACATCAGAAGAAAGAAACGGGAAGGAGTGGAGGTCTTTACGGACTCCCTCAACGATATTATGTTCTTTCTGCTGTTGTTCTTTCTCATTCTTTCCACACTGGCCAATCCCAGTGTGATCAAGGTGAATCTTCCCACCTCTAAAAACAATGTAGATGTAGAAACACAACCCGTGTTTGTATATATGAACGCAGAGCGCCAGTATTATGTGAACCGTAAAATGGTGGATTATTTCAACCTGGAGAAGGCCATTCAGCAGGAGATCGGCACCAATCCGAAGGCTACCCTGTCGCTCAACTTTGATAATTCCCTTACAGTACAGGATCTGGTGGAGGTAATGGAGATCGGCGCGAAGCTGAAAACGAAAATGGTTATTGCCACAAAACCGGCTAACGCGAACTGAGATGGACTACGCAAAAACAGCGGCAAAAGACAGAGCCATCGCGGGCAGCGGAACAGTAGGGTTCCTCTTGTTAATGCTCCTTTTTCTGATCTGGTACAAGATTATACCCCCCGATCCACCTTTTGAACCATCGCTGAAGGCCGGCATTGAAGTAGATTTTGGTACCGATCCGGAGGGCATGGGAAACGATCATTCGATGACGCCGTACAATCCTGATGATGCCAACAACAGCAACAATAGCAGCAGTCCGACGAGTCCGCCGGATGATCAGCAGCTAACGCAGGACGACGGTGAG
Above is a genomic segment from Bacteroidia bacterium containing:
- a CDS encoding MotA/TolQ/ExbB proton channel family protein, whose translation is MLNVILQLTMTAGADTVKNAVVNTPITPGLTPPPPEPLTLLELLWKGGPVMIPIGILFVMALYFFIERLIVVSRASKSPSNFIPSLKDFISGGNMDAAKALCMSTSSPASKMILKGIGKLGKPIKEIEQSMENSGKLELFRLERNLGVLGIIGRIAPMLGFIGTIVGVINIFYKIALANTVEIDVISEGLYQKMITSAGGLTVGIFAFACHYIIQSMVDRKAQAMEAESMEFLDIIQSPGR
- a CDS encoding anhydro-N-acetylmuramic acid kinase — protein: MRFRAIGLMSGTSLDGLDIACCEFTLSGDQWKWKILHALTVPYPAQLLDRIVNAHRLPAHALAALHDELGIFFGMECEKIIHSTGFQPDLISSHGHTVFHRPELGITLQIGNPALIAKQTGVLTAADFRRGDVAAGGQGAPLVPIGDRYLFPGYRFCLNLGGIANISYEKNGKRMAFDCCPFNQVLNALAALEGFPFDEDGKLSASGTVNPELLDELNALPFYRNAPPRSLGREWVEESFMPVLNKHSLPVRDLMATACAHFAEVNAAIINAENPEEHDRILVSGGGARHVLFVGLLQQRTKATVETASGDILSFKEALIFGLLGVLKMTGRNNILASVTGAAADHCGGELFRA
- a CDS encoding energy transducer TonB, yielding MIQSNRTGRGLNEVVFENRNKMYGAYALRKEEDKRTLLGLLFTCLIFAAAAIGTHFGGGEPVKALVNILDNAKEPDSVKVYVFENPWEDKEIEKTKETVSKPKTADANYTPSNTEDDSIKTVVDLNTSLIGPSNGDTGTTGTGDHNGLISVVKPEPVDTSVQVLTHTMPAFSGDFLRWLKKSTVYPQLAKDNGIDGKVYVNFVINEQGEVTRLKIVNPKANSLLKNEALRVMSSCPKWTPGNNGKHNVKVSMTVPFNFELK
- a CDS encoding biopolymer transporter ExbD — encoded protein: MNIRRKKREGVEVFTDSLNDIMFFLLLFFLILSTLANPSVIKVNLPTSKNNVDVETQPVFVYMNAERQYYVNRKMVDYFNLEKAIQQEIGTNPKATLSLNFDNSLTVQDLVEVMEIGAKLKTKMVIATKPANAN